A region from the Salvia splendens isolate huo1 chromosome 15, SspV2, whole genome shotgun sequence genome encodes:
- the LOC121766580 gene encoding peroxiredoxin-2F, mitochondrial produces MAMAFSALLKRTSVINSAIGGFQASRAFASVAVGSDLISAASDVSLQRARSWDEGVSSKFATTPLTDIFKGKKVVIFGLPGAYTGVCSAQHVPSYNRNIDSFKMKGIDSVICVAVNDPYTINAWAEKLQAKEAIEFYGDFDGSFHKKLDLMIDLSAALLGPRSHRWSAYVDDGKIKALNIEKAPSEFDVSSGDVILQQI; encoded by the exons ATGGCTATGGCTTTCTCTGCATTGCTGAAGCGAACGTCGGTGATTAACTCAGCGATCGGCGGTTTCCAAGCATCAAGGGCATTCGCGTCGGTTGCAGTGGGCTCGGACTTGATTTCGGCCGCATCGGATGTTTCCCTCCAGAGAGCTCGCTCTTGGGACGAAGGCGTGTCATCCAAATTCGCCACCACTCCACTCACAGACATTTTCAAG ggCAAGAAAGTTGTTATCTTTGGGCTTCCG GGAGCATACACTGGAGTGTGTTCGGCACAACATGTCCCTAGCTACAATAGAAATATCGACAGCTTCAAGATGAAAGGAATTGATTCGGTTATATGTGTAGCTGTCAACGATCCCTATACAATCAACGCCTGGGCTGAAAAACTTCAAGCTAAAGAAGCT ATTGAATTTTATGGAGATTTCGATGGGAGCTTCCACAAGAAGCTTGACTTGATGATAGATCTATCCGCTGCATTACTGGGACCTCGATCCCACAG GTGGTCGGCTTATGTGGATGACGGCAAGATTAAAGCTCTGAACATCGAGAAAGCTCCTTCCGAGTTCGACGTTTCTAGTGGCGACGTCATCCTCCAACAGATCTAA